Below is a window of Gammaproteobacteria bacterium DNA.
GGAAGGTCATGACGTATGGCGACGTCGCGGATGCCGCCGGCTGTCCAGGCGGGGCACGCGCCGTCGGGCAAGCGATGGCCCGCAACCCATTCGCACCGATCATTCCGTGCCACCGTGTCGTACCTTCCTCTGGAGGCGTGGGCCACTATGGGGGAGGCTCGGACCTGAAACGTGCCATGCTGGAAATGGAGGCCACCGCTGGTTAGGCGCCCCCGCGTTCTCGCCGTCACCGGCATGTCCGGTGCCGGCCGTTCCACGGCCGCGAAAGTGCTCGAGGATCTCGGGTACCTCGTCGTGGACAACCTTCCTCCGTCGCTCATCGGCGATGTCGTTCGCTACAACGACCTCGCCGAAGTGCCTCGCCGACTGGCCGTGGTCGTCGATGCTCGCGGCGGTTATCCGATGGACGAGATCAACAAAACGATCGACAACCTCGAACGTGAGGGTGTCGAGCCGTCACTGCTGTTCCTCGACGCCACCGACGAGGCGCTGATCCGCCGTTTCGAGGAGAATCGGCGTCCTCACCCGGTCGCAGCGGGAACACTGAGCGAATCGATTGCAGCTGAACGTGAGCTCCTTGCCGAACTGCGAGCCGAAGCCGACTTCGTGATCGATACGACCGAAACGAACGTCCACGAACTGAGACGCCGCCTCGAAGAGCAGTTTGAGGAGGCGCGTCCTGAGCGCCCGATGCGTGTCGCCATATCGTCGTTCGGCTTCAAGTACGGCGCCCCGCGGGATGCCGACCTGCTGTTCGACGTTCGCTTCCTCCCGAATCCGTACTGGCAAGAGAACCTTCGTCCCCTCACCGGACGGGACTCCGCAGTGAGCGACTATGTCCTCGATGATCACGATGCACAGGAGTTCCTCCAACGAGTCGAAGGACTCATCGACTTCCTGATGCCCAGGTTCCGTCACGAGGGCAAGTCATATCTGAGTATCGGTGTCGGCTGCACTGGCGGAAGGCACCGTTCTGTCGCAATCGCCGAGGCGCTCGCCCGATGGCTGGACGGCCGGGGCGTCCAGGCGACCGTACGACACAGGGATGTCGAGCGATGACCCTTCCGGAGGTGGCACTCGACCCTCTCGGACTCGATATCCAAGGACCCAACGTCGTCGCAATAGGTGGTGGACACGGTCTCGCTCAGGTACTCGAAGCCGTGCAGGTGTACGCAGGAGAGATCGCTGCGGTCGTCACCGTGGCAGATGACGGCGGATCATCGGGACGCCTGACCAGCAGCCTGCCGATTCCTCCGCCGGGCGACATCAGGAAATGCCTTCTGGCGTTGAGCCCGGAACCGTCGATCTGGCGTGAGCTGTTCTCCTACCGCTTCGAGGCAACCGATGTGGCCGGCCATTCGCTGGGCAACCTGATGCTCGCTGCGCTGCAGGACATCTTTGAGGGCGACTTCCCGACCGCCGTACGCGTCGCGGGCAGCTTGCTGGGGTGCCGCGGAGAGGTCATCCCGGCGGCGTCTCGCTCGCTGCGGCTGCGGGCCAAGATCGACGGTCGATGGATCGATGGGCAGGCAGCCATTACCCGAACGCGGGGGACAATCACTGAACTCCAGTTGAAACCGGACGATGAACCGGCCAGCGTCGAGGCGCTCAGGGCGATCCACAACGCGGATCAGCTGATCCTTGGTCCTGGGAGCCTGTTCACATCGGTGATCTCGGCGTTGTTGGTGCCCGGGATCGTCGAAGCGATCGAACACGGATCCGGACGCCTCATCTTTGTGGGCAACCTCATCACCCAGGATGGGGAGACGCTGGGCCTCGACGGAATCGACCATCTGAAAGCCCTACATGAGATGACGGGACTTACCAGGACCGGTGTTATCGTCGCTCACCAGGGCCCCCTCCAAGTACCTGGCCCGGTCCGTCAGTTGCTCTACCCGGCCGAGGAAATCGGCACGCTCGGGTGGGAGATCGCCGAGTGTGATGTCGCCGATCTCGAGTCTGACTGGCCACAGCACGATGCGATCAAACTGGGAACGACACTCGGCGGACTGGTCTGAGGAGGAAACCATGGCGAAATTCCTGACACTGGACGACGTAGACGTCGCAGGACGCCGCGTCCTCGTACGTTCAGATTTGAACGTGCCGATCAGTGACGGTGAGGTCACAGACGACTTCCGGATTCGGGCCAGCCTGCCAACGATCGAGCGCTTGCGTGATGCAGGTGCCGTCGTCGTGGTGTGCAGCCATCTTGGGCGCCCGAAGCACAGAGACCCAGGACTGACCATGGACCCGGTCGCAGAACGGATGTCAGCGCTGGGCGGCTTCGCCATCGACAAGCTCGACGCCGTCGTCGGACCCGTTGTGGAGGCTGCCGTCGCACGGGCCGGCGCCGGTGACGTAATCCTTTTGGAGAACACTCGGTTCGAACCGGGCGAAACCAGCAATGACCCCGCTCTGGCCGACGGTCTGGCCCGGCTCGCCGACCTGTTCGTTCTCGACGCCTTCGGGTCGGCACACCGAGCCCACGCGTCGACCGTCGGAGTTGCGGAGCGCCTGCGCTCGGTGGCAGGGCCGTTGTTGGTCGAAGAAGTCGAAGCGCTGACCAGGTTGCTCGAAGCGCCGGAACGTCCCTTCACGGTGGTGCTCGGTGGGGCGAAGGTGTCCGACAAGCTGGGCGTGATCCGCTCCCTGTTGCCGAAGGTGGACATGATGCTCATCGGTGGCGGGATGTGCTTCACCCTTCTTGCTGCCGAGGGATACGAGATTGGGAAGTCCCTGTTCGAAGAGGACCGCCTCGAAGAGGTCAGCGAGGTGCTTGCCTCGCCGTATGGCGACCGGATCAGCCTCCCCCAGGACCTCATTGTCGCCGACCGATTTGCCGGCGATGCGCAAGCCAAGACCGTCGATCGCGACGAGATCCCAGACGATTGGATGGGACTGGACATCGGCCCCAAGACGGCCGAGCGGTTCACTGCTGTCATCCACGGATCACGCAGCGTGTTCTGGAACGGACCGATGGGCGTATTCGAGTGGGAACGTTTCCGAGCCGGCACCGAGCAGGTCGCTCGCTCGCTCAGCGACTTTGAAGGCTTCAGTGTGGTCGGCGGTGGGGATTCGGTCGCGGCGATGCGCCTGCTCGGATTGGCCGACACGGTGTCACACCTGTCGACGGGAGGCGGCGCCGGCTTGGAGATGTTGGAAGGAAAGACGCTACCGGGAGTAGCGGTACTCGAGAGGTGGGCTGATGGCTCGTAAGAATCTGATTGTCGGCAACTGGAAGATGCATGCGACACATCTGGAGGCGATCCAGATGACCCAGAAGCTGCACTACCGGCTGGACCCGAGAGACTTCGATCGCGTCGACGTCGCTATCGCTCCACCGTTCACGTCGTTGCGGTCTGTGCAGACTGTCATCGAAGCCGACCACATGCAGATCCTGCTTGCAGCGCAGAATGTGCACTGGGAGGAGTCCGGGGCGTTCACGGGAGAGATCGCTCCCGGAATGCTCGAGAAGCTCTTCGTGCGGTTCGTGATCGTCGGACATTCGGAACGCCGTCAACTCTTCGGTGAGACGGACGAGGTGGTGAACCGCAAAGTGAAAGCCGTTCTCGCGCACGGTATGACTCCGATTGTGTGCGTCGGGGAAACGCTCGCAGAGCGTGAGGCGGGGCTGGCCTCCGATCGAGTTGCCACACAGGTTCCGGGAAGTCTTCACGGACTGACAGCCGAGCAGGTCGCAGGAG
It encodes the following:
- the pgk gene encoding phosphoglycerate kinase, with protein sequence MAKFLTLDDVDVAGRRVLVRSDLNVPISDGEVTDDFRIRASLPTIERLRDAGAVVVVCSHLGRPKHRDPGLTMDPVAERMSALGGFAIDKLDAVVGPVVEAAVARAGAGDVILLENTRFEPGETSNDPALADGLARLADLFVLDAFGSAHRAHASTVGVAERLRSVAGPLLVEEVEALTRLLEAPERPFTVVLGGAKVSDKLGVIRSLLPKVDMMLIGGGMCFTLLAAEGYEIGKSLFEEDRLEEVSEVLASPYGDRISLPQDLIVADRFAGDAQAKTVDRDEIPDDWMGLDIGPKTAERFTAVIHGSRSVFWNGPMGVFEWERFRAGTEQVARSLSDFEGFSVVGGGDSVAAMRLLGLADTVSHLSTGGGAGLEMLEGKTLPGVAVLERWADGS
- the yvcK gene encoding uridine diphosphate-N-acetylglucosamine-binding protein YvcK, which encodes MTLPEVALDPLGLDIQGPNVVAIGGGHGLAQVLEAVQVYAGEIAAVVTVADDGGSSGRLTSSLPIPPPGDIRKCLLALSPEPSIWRELFSYRFEATDVAGHSLGNLMLAALQDIFEGDFPTAVRVAGSLLGCRGEVIPAASRSLRLRAKIDGRWIDGQAAITRTRGTITELQLKPDDEPASVEALRAIHNADQLILGPGSLFTSVISALLVPGIVEAIEHGSGRLIFVGNLITQDGETLGLDGIDHLKALHEMTGLTRTGVIVAHQGPLQVPGPVRQLLYPAEEIGTLGWEIAECDVADLESDWPQHDAIKLGTTLGGLV
- a CDS encoding triose-phosphate isomerase — translated: MARKNLIVGNWKMHATHLEAIQMTQKLHYRLDPRDFDRVDVAIAPPFTSLRSVQTVIEADHMQILLAAQNVHWEESGAFTGEIAPGMLEKLFVRFVIVGHSERRQLFGETDEVVNRKVKAVLAHGMTPIVCVGETLAEREAGLASDRVATQVPGSLHGLTAEQVAGAVVAYEPIWAIGTGRTAAPEDAQEMVGLIRANLRRRWGDAADETRILYGGSVNPGNIAALMAKKDIDGGLVGGASLDPDKFAAVVRYWV
- the rapZ gene encoding RNase adapter RapZ — encoded protein: MSGAGRSTAAKVLEDLGYLVVDNLPPSLIGDVVRYNDLAEVPRRLAVVVDARGGYPMDEINKTIDNLEREGVEPSLLFLDATDEALIRRFEENRRPHPVAAGTLSESIAAERELLAELRAEADFVIDTTETNVHELRRRLEEQFEEARPERPMRVAISSFGFKYGAPRDADLLFDVRFLPNPYWQENLRPLTGRDSAVSDYVLDDHDAQEFLQRVEGLIDFLMPRFRHEGKSYLSIGVGCTGGRHRSVAIAEALARWLDGRGVQATVRHRDVER